From a single Gracilimonas sp. genomic region:
- a CDS encoding transcriptional repressor: MPRRKTQSTTEILSVLKAAESAMSHQMIEDALDIEVDRATIYRVLNRFSEDGLVHRVVGENGKQYFALCEDCEKHDHNHDHFHFRCNKCGKVECLTREIDIKLPENYIAKNFNGMISGICADCA, translated from the coding sequence ATGCCAAGACGAAAAACACAATCGACCACCGAAATTCTATCTGTGCTTAAAGCTGCAGAATCAGCTATGAGCCACCAAATGATAGAAGATGCCCTTGATATTGAAGTTGACCGGGCTACCATATATCGGGTATTGAACCGGTTTAGTGAAGATGGGTTGGTACACCGGGTGGTTGGAGAAAATGGGAAACAATATTTCGCTCTCTGTGAAGACTGTGAAAAGCACGATCATAATCATGATCATTTTCACTTTCGGTGCAATAAGTGCGGAAAGGTCGAGTGTTTGACAAGGGAAATTGACATCAAATTACCCGAAAACTATATCGCAAAGAACTTCAACGGGATGATATCCGGTATTTGTGCCGATTGTGCCTAG
- a CDS encoding TIGR03643 family protein, protein MSNFSSLSKSDKSRIIEMAWEDRTPFDAIEFQFGLTEDETIELMRSEMKRSSFKMWRKRVSGRDTKHRKKRKEEVKRFVSPNQY, encoded by the coding sequence ATGAGCAATTTTAGCAGCTTATCTAAATCCGACAAAAGCAGAATCATCGAAATGGCCTGGGAAGACCGGACTCCTTTTGATGCCATTGAATTTCAATTTGGTCTGACAGAAGATGAAACCATCGAACTGATGCGCTCCGAAATGAAACGTTCCAGCTTTAAAATGTGGAGAAAGAGGGTTTCAGGCAGAGATACCAAACATCGTAAGAAAAGGAAAGAAGAGGTCAAAAGGTTTGTGAGCCCTAATCAGTACTAA